The Lysobacter gummosus genome includes a region encoding these proteins:
- a CDS encoding 3-hydroxyacyl-CoA dehydrogenase/enoyl-CoA hydratase family protein has product MSNQLLVRRAAVLGAGVMGAQIAAHLTNAGVDTVLFDLAAKEGDPNGIVNKAIANLAKLSPAPLASKALAERLTAANYDTGLEQLRGCDLIIEAIAERMDWKQDLYKKIAPFVADHTVLASNTSGLGINKLSEVLPEQLRHRFLGVHFFNPPRYMHLAELIPAKTTDASVLEGLETFLTTTLGKGVVIAKDTPNFIGNRVGVFSMLAAMHHTEQFGLGFDTVDALTGPAIGRPKSATYRTADVVGLDTMAHVIKTMADTLPDDPWHPYFKSPKWLTALVEKGALGQKAGAGFYTKKGKDILVLDLKAQDYRVSAGELDADIAALLKEKDPAKKFAALRASTNPQAQFLWAVFRDSFHYSAFHLESIADTARDVDFAMRWGYGWSLGPFETWQAAGWKQVADWIAEDIVAGKAMASAALPNWVFDGREGVHGKDGSYSPGRNAQVPRSSNPVYARQRFPDALLGEKFSQGQTVFENDGIRLWADDGDDIAVISFKTKMHTVNDHVLNGIQEAIAIAEKKFKGVVIWQPKEPFSAGADLSGALGLLQAGDLKGFEAMVANFQATSQRIKYSLVPVVAAVRGLALGGGCEFQMHSARSVFALESYIGLVEAGVGLLPAGGGLKEFAVRASEAAGPGGDVFAELKTAFESVAMGKVSTSAFEARELKLAREGDRVVFNAFELLHVAKAQARALAESGYRPPLPGRRIQVAGDVGIATFKMMLVNMLEGRFISPHDYEIATRIATVICGGEVDRGALVDEEWLLKLEREHFVALAQMPKTQERIAHMLKTGKPLRN; this is encoded by the coding sequence ATGTCCAACCAATTGCTAGTCCGTCGCGCCGCGGTCCTCGGGGCCGGCGTCATGGGCGCCCAGATCGCCGCGCACCTCACCAATGCCGGCGTCGATACGGTCCTGTTCGACCTGGCCGCGAAAGAAGGCGACCCCAACGGCATCGTCAACAAGGCCATCGCCAATCTGGCCAAGCTCAGCCCGGCGCCGCTGGCCAGCAAGGCCCTGGCCGAGCGCCTGACCGCCGCCAACTACGACACCGGCCTGGAACAACTGCGCGGCTGCGACCTCATCATCGAGGCGATCGCCGAACGCATGGACTGGAAGCAGGACCTGTACAAGAAGATCGCCCCGTTCGTGGCCGATCACACCGTGCTGGCCTCCAACACCTCCGGCCTTGGCATCAACAAGCTTTCCGAAGTGCTGCCCGAGCAGCTGCGCCACCGCTTCCTCGGCGTGCACTTCTTCAACCCACCGCGCTACATGCACCTGGCCGAGCTGATCCCGGCCAAGACCACCGACGCCTCGGTCCTGGAAGGCCTGGAAACCTTCCTGACCACGACTCTGGGCAAGGGCGTGGTGATCGCCAAGGACACCCCGAACTTCATCGGCAACCGCGTCGGCGTGTTCTCGATGCTGGCCGCCATGCACCACACGGAACAATTCGGCCTGGGCTTCGACACCGTCGATGCGCTGACCGGTCCGGCCATCGGCCGTCCGAAGTCGGCCACCTACCGCACCGCCGACGTGGTCGGCCTGGACACGATGGCCCACGTCATCAAGACCATGGCCGACACCCTGCCCGACGATCCGTGGCACCCGTACTTCAAGTCGCCGAAGTGGCTGACCGCGCTGGTCGAGAAAGGCGCGCTTGGCCAGAAGGCCGGCGCCGGTTTCTACACCAAGAAGGGCAAGGACATCCTCGTTCTCGACCTCAAGGCGCAGGATTACCGCGTCAGCGCCGGCGAGCTCGATGCCGACATCGCCGCGCTGCTGAAGGAAAAGGATCCGGCGAAGAAGTTCGCCGCATTGCGCGCCAGCACCAACCCGCAGGCGCAGTTCCTGTGGGCGGTGTTCCGCGACAGCTTCCACTACAGCGCCTTCCACCTGGAATCGATCGCCGACACCGCGCGCGATGTCGATTTCGCCATGCGCTGGGGCTACGGCTGGTCGCTGGGCCCGTTCGAAACCTGGCAGGCCGCGGGCTGGAAGCAGGTCGCCGACTGGATCGCGGAAGACATCGTGGCCGGCAAGGCCATGGCCAGCGCGGCGCTGCCGAACTGGGTGTTCGACGGCCGCGAAGGCGTGCACGGCAAGGACGGCAGCTACAGCCCGGGCCGCAACGCCCAGGTGCCGCGTTCGTCCAATCCGGTGTATGCGCGCCAGCGTTTCCCCGATGCGCTGCTCGGCGAGAAGTTCTCGCAGGGCCAGACCGTGTTCGAGAACGACGGCATCCGCCTGTGGGCCGACGACGGCGACGACATCGCGGTGATCAGCTTCAAGACCAAGATGCACACGGTCAACGACCATGTGCTCAACGGCATCCAGGAAGCCATCGCCATCGCCGAGAAGAAGTTCAAGGGCGTGGTGATCTGGCAGCCGAAGGAGCCGTTCTCGGCCGGCGCCGACCTGTCCGGCGCGCTGGGCCTGCTGCAGGCCGGCGATCTGAAGGGTTTCGAGGCGATGGTCGCCAACTTCCAGGCCACCAGCCAGCGCATCAAGTACTCGCTGGTGCCGGTGGTCGCGGCGGTGCGCGGTCTCGCGCTCGGCGGCGGCTGCGAGTTCCAGATGCATTCGGCGCGCAGCGTGTTCGCGCTGGAAAGCTACATCGGCCTGGTCGAGGCCGGCGTCGGCCTGCTGCCGGCCGGCGGCGGCCTGAAGGAATTCGCGGTGCGCGCTTCGGAAGCGGCCGGTCCGGGCGGCGACGTGTTCGCCGAACTCAAGACCGCGTTCGAGAGCGTGGCGATGGGCAAGGTCTCGACCTCGGCCTTCGAAGCGCGCGAACTCAAGCTGGCCCGCGAAGGCGACCGCGTCGTGTTCAACGCCTTCGAACTGCTGCACGTGGCCAAGGCGCAGGCGCGCGCGCTGGCCGAAAGCGGCTACCGCCCGCCCCTGCCCGGCCGCCGCATCCAGGTCGCCGGCGACGTCGGCATCGCCACCTTCAAGATGATGCTGGTCAACATGCTGGAAGGCCGTTTCATCTCGCCCCACGACTACGAGATCGCCACCCGCATCGCCACCGTGATCTGCGGCGGCGAAGTCGATCGCGGCGCGCTGGTCGATGAGGAATGGCTGCTCAAGCTCGAGCGCGAACACTTCGTGGCCTTGGCGCAGATGCCCAAGACCCAGGAGCGCATCGCGCACATGCTCAAGACCGGCAAGCCGTTGAGGAACTGA